One Aegilops tauschii subsp. strangulata cultivar AL8/78 chromosome 7, Aet v6.0, whole genome shotgun sequence genomic window carries:
- the LOC109752741 gene encoding L-type lectin-domain containing receptor kinase IX.1-like, translating to MAAQGFSLARLESGLVSTGLLLCRFQSSSELSTTAMAVLMLRLCLFLLLSVHVVHHATAVSFDHDSFSSGDFRAEDDAKIIDGRIDLLGDKTFAGCRARGRVLYKPAVQLWDGATGEAASFTATFNFTIQSLPLHGRRAPPGHGMAFFLAPYMPEIPQESYDGCLGLFDETAHLANASGSARFVAVEFDTHRDAWDPSSRHIGVDVNNIDSRGNFMILPDTSLVDAGVMSSTVSYDSATTRLDVFLSVGGTNYTLGATIDLRNLLPDKVSIGFSAATGAAYGSNHTVLSCSFQSTLPTRNDTAGSIWSTKLSAGVAAAALLVLLLGVAVAVLLRRASRRNRQPDDKDMLAGDMTPDSLDIDDDEFGSSAGPRPIPYANLAAATRNFAEEGKLGQGGSGSVYRGHMKELGGRDVAIKVFSRGASSEGRKEYRSEVTIISRLRHRNLVQLIGWCHCRRRLLLVYELVHNGSLDGYLYGKQEVLTWQVRYQIILGLASAVLYLHQEWDQCVVHGDIKPSNIMLDESFNTKLGDFGLSRLIDHGMSLQTMTGMAGTPGYLDPECVITGKASTESDMYSFGVTLLEIVCGRRPMAPPSAGAKDGQVFRLLEWAWDLYGRGTALDAADERLGSVFDQWEVERVVAVGLWAAHPDPKMRPAIRQAAEALQSRKFRMPVLPPKMPVAVYLQPFAASTMEYSDTTTTVGSSTSRTTATRSSNSSMPAAVSEELV from the exons ATGGCTGCTCAAGGTTTTTCCCTCGCGCGACTAGAAAGCGGGCTTGTTAGCACAGGGCTGCTATTGTGCCGGTTTCAATCCTCATCAGAACTCTCAACCACAGCGATGGCTGTGCTGATGCTCCGCTTGTGCTTATTCTTGCTCCTCTCTGTACATGTCGTCCACCATGCGACCGCTGTCTCCTTCGACCACGACTCCTTCAGCTCCGGCGACTTCCGAGCGGAGGACGACGCGAAGATCATCGACGGCAGGATTGACCTCCTCGGCGACAAGACATTTGCAGGCTGCCGAGCAAGGGGCCGCGTTCTGTACAAGCCGGCGGTGCAGCTCTGGGACGGCGCCACGGGCGAGGCGGCCAGCTTCACCGCCACCTTCAACTTCACCATCCAGTCTCTGCCTCTGCATGGCCGGAGAGCCCCCCCTGGGCACGGCATGGCGTTCTTCCTCGCGCCCTACATGCCCGAAATACCGCAGGAGTCCTACGACGGCTGCCTCGGGCTCTTCGACGAGACGGCGCACCTGGCGAACGCGTCCGGCAGCGCCCGCTTCGTCGCCGTGGAGTTCGACACCCACCGCGACGCGTgggaccccagcagccggcacATCGGCGTAGACGTCAACAACATCGACTCACGCGGCAACTTCATGATCTTGCCAGACACCAGCCTCGTCGACGCCGGCGTGATGTCTTCGACCGTGAGCTACGACAGCGCCACGACGAGGCTGGACGTCTTCCTCAGCGTCGGTGGAACCAATTACACCCTGGGCGCCACCATCGACCTGCGGAACTTGCTGCCGGACAAGGTCTCCATAGGCTTCTCGGCGGCCACCGGCGCAGCGTACGGCAGCAATCACACGGTACTCTCGTGCTCCTTCCAGTCCACGCTCCCGACAAGGAACGACACTGCCGGGTCTATCTGGTCCACCAAACTCAGTGCCGGGGTTGCCGCGGCAGCCTTGCTGGTGCTCCTGCTAGGGGTCGCCGTCGCAGTTCTGCTCCGGCGTGCAAGCAggagaaacaggcagccagacgACAAAGACATGCTCGCCGGCGATATGACTCCGGACTCCCTCGACATCGACGACGATGAGTTCGGTTCCAGCGCGGGGCCGCGGCCCATCCCGTACGCCAACCTGGCGGCGGCGACGAGGAACTTCGCGGAGGAAGGGAAGCTGGGGCAGGGCGGCTCAGGGTCCGTGTACCGAGGCCACATGAAAGAGCTCGGCGGCCGCGACGTCGCCATCAAGGTGTTCTCTCGAGGGGCGTCCTCGGAGGGGAGGAAGGAGTACAGGTCGGAGGTCACCATCATCAGCAGACTGCGCCACCGGAATCTTGTGCAGCTCATCGGCTGGTGCCATTGCCGCAGGCGGCTGCTGCTGGTCTACGAGCTCGTGCACAACGGCAGCCTCGATGGGTACCTTTACGGCAAACAAGAGGTTCTGACATGGCAAGTCAG ATACCAGATAATTCTTGGATTGGCGTCTGCCGTGCTGTACCTCCACCAAGAATGGGATCAATGCGTCGTCCACGGCGACATTAAGCCGAGCAACATCATGCTGGACGAGTCCTTCAACACCAAGCTAGGCGACTTTGGCCTCTCGCGGCTAATCGACCACGGCATGAGCTTGCAGACGATGACCGGCATGGCGGGTACCCCGGGCTACCTCGACCCAGAGTGCGTCATCACCGGCAAGGCGTCCACCGAGTCCGACATGTACAGCTTTGGCGTCACGCTGCTGGAGATCGTGTGCGGGCGGCGGCCGATGGCGCCGCCCAGCGCCGGCGCCAAGGACGGCCAGGTGTTCCGGCTACTGGAGTGGGCGTGGGACCTCTATGGAAGGGGCACCGCCCTCGACGCTGCTGACGAGCGTCTCGGCAGCGTGTTCGACCAGTGGGAGGTGGAGAGGGTGGTGGCCGTCGGGCTATGGGCCGCGCACCCTGACCCCAAGATGAGGCCGGCGATCAGGCAGGCCGCCGAGGCGCTGCAGTCAAGGAAGTTCAGGATGCCGGTGCTGCCGCCCAAGATGCCGGTGGCTGTGTACCTGCAGCCTTTCGCAGCTTCCACCATGGAGTACAGCGACACCACCACCACTGTCGGGTCGTCGACCAGCCGCACAACAGCGACACGATCTTCAAATAGTAGCATGCCAGCGGCTGTGAGCgaggagttggtttga